The stretch of DNA CGGATCATCGGAAACAGAATCTGCTCTTCCTTCATCAAGTGGCGCGTGAATTCGTCGGCCATCGCCAGAAACGTCTCGCGCAAGTCGCGCAGACGGGTGTCATCGCCACCGTGGACCGATGCGACCCTCTGGGTGAGCATGTTCAAGCGTGGCAACTCGTCGCGCAGGTAGGCGTGATGAGTCGCTTCGATGTGATTGGCCAACTCGGTGAGCGACATGGCCGCGGCATCAACGACGGTCTCTCCGCGACTCGCTGCGGCGGCTTCCTCGAGCGTGGCAAGGAATGCTTGGGGTTCAAGACCTTTTTCCTGACAAACTTCTGCCAAGGTCTTCTTGCCGCCACAGCAAAAGTCAATGTGCGCGGCTTCGAACAGACGCACCAGCGCCGGTTGTCGCGCCACAACTTCCCCTACCGTTTCTTGAATCGAAAACGCACTCATGGTTCTTCTCCTTACGCTTCGTTGGACGTAATGTTGGTTTGACTTCACACAATGGAACAATCGGATTGGTCGAGCGGAGCAACTTCGCGATCACGACGCGAGCGAGCGCTCTTTCGCTGGCGACATACACCTTATCAAGCTCCTGATGCAACGGGCAGAGCTGGGTGTGCGATCGCAGCCCCAGTGGACACTTGTGGATTCGCTCCATGGGCGCCACGCTGTTCACGACGTCGAGGATCGTAATCGCTTCCGGTGATTTGGCGAGGGAATAACCGCCGCCAGGACCGGATTGCGAGCGAACTAGCTTTGCCCGCGCAAGTTCCTGCAACACTTTGTGCAGGTAGCGACGAGGCACCTTGGTTCCTTTCGCGACGCGATCGGCTGGCTCCGAATCGTGCGGATGAAGCGCGAGCCAGACGATGGTGCGAAGCGCGTATTCGGCCGTCTTGGGTAACATGGCAATTCACTCGACTGCCATAATTCTACACCTTTATGTGTAGAAATCAAGCCC from Pirellulales bacterium encodes:
- a CDS encoding Rrf2 family transcriptional regulator encodes the protein MLPKTAEYALRTIVWLALHPHDSEPADRVAKGTKVPRRYLHKVLQELARAKLVRSQSGPGGGYSLAKSPEAITILDVVNSVAPMERIHKCPLGLRSHTQLCPLHQELDKVYVASERALARVVIAKLLRSTNPIVPLCEVKPTLRPTKRKEKNHECVFDSRNGRGSCGATTGAGASVRSRAH
- the ric gene encoding iron-sulfur cluster repair di-iron protein — translated: MSAFSIQETVGEVVARQPALVRLFEAAHIDFCCGGKKTLAEVCQEKGLEPQAFLATLEEAAAASRGETVVDAAAMSLTELANHIEATHHAYLRDELPRLNMLTQRVASVHGGDDTRLRDLRETFLAMADEFTRHLMKEEQILFPMIRALEASNGPQSFHCGSIANPIRQMEVEHHDAGAALERMRTLTDEYTAPTWACNTYRAMLDSLANLERDTHIHVHKEDSVLYPRALKREAELAEGAHA